One region of Halohasta litchfieldiae genomic DNA includes:
- a CDS encoding enolase-like domain-containing protein, protein MSLYDRVADLSLDVDAVDYSRHERETTSDFTRTTTVISLHGDGETGRGEDVTYETADHDALQAAAPSFDLAGTYTVDSFSETLAERDLFHGRTPDQDAFRNYRRWGFESAALDLALRQADTDLASVLDRQYDSVEFIVSTRLGSPPSTDRIETLLGRNAALEFKLDPTNEWTAELIGEVADTGRVRILDLKGHYEGTEVDQEPDPELYSRLLESFPNAIIEDPALTAETEPLFDGHREQVSWDAPIHGVDDVQSLPFAPDWLNIKPSRFGSLASLLATIEYCTSHGIRMYGGGQFELGVGRQQLHLIASLFYPEAPNDIAPAAYNVPALDAELPRSPLSPPEARRGFGWPPASVDH, encoded by the coding sequence ATGTCACTCTACGACCGAGTTGCGGATCTGTCGCTCGACGTCGACGCGGTCGACTACAGCCGCCACGAGCGGGAGACGACCAGCGATTTTACCCGGACGACAACGGTCATCAGTCTTCACGGCGACGGTGAGACCGGTCGCGGCGAGGACGTGACCTACGAGACCGCCGACCACGATGCGCTACAGGCGGCCGCGCCCTCGTTCGATCTGGCTGGAACATACACCGTCGACTCGTTTTCGGAGACGCTCGCCGAGCGGGATCTGTTTCACGGCCGAACCCCCGATCAGGACGCCTTTCGCAACTACCGGCGGTGGGGGTTCGAAAGCGCAGCTCTCGATCTCGCCCTCCGGCAGGCCGACACGGATCTCGCCAGCGTACTCGACCGGCAGTATGACTCCGTGGAGTTCATCGTCAGCACCCGGTTGGGGAGTCCGCCGTCGACCGACAGAATCGAAACGCTGCTCGGTCGCAACGCCGCCCTCGAATTCAAACTCGATCCCACCAACGAGTGGACCGCCGAGCTAATCGGGGAGGTAGCCGACACCGGTCGGGTTCGAATCCTGGATCTCAAGGGCCACTACGAGGGGACGGAGGTCGACCAAGAGCCTGACCCGGAGCTATACAGTCGACTGCTCGAATCGTTCCCGAACGCGATTATCGAAGACCCTGCACTGACCGCCGAGACCGAACCGCTGTTCGATGGTCACCGCGAGCAGGTCTCGTGGGACGCGCCGATTCACGGCGTCGACGACGTCCAGTCGCTCCCGTTCGCCCCCGACTGGCTCAACATCAAACCCTCGCGGTTCGGCTCGCTGGCCTCGCTGTTGGCGACCATTGAGTACTGCACCAGCCACGGGATTCGCATGTATGGCGGCGGTCAGTTCGAACTCGGTGTCGGTCGCCAACAGCTCCATCTCATCGCCTCGCTGTTCTATCCCGAGGCCCCGAACGATATCGCCCCGGCGGCGTACAACGTCCCCGCACTCGACGCCGAACTACCACGTAGTCCGCTTTCGCCGCCGGAGGCTCGCAGAGGCTTTGGGTGGCCGCCAGCGTCGGTCGACCACTGA
- a CDS encoding DUF5793 family protein, whose product MRREQFDLDVRNHEWVDTDNDPRQPLARISVTGTTEQLQSRLKGADGDRLSADMIDVAFRLTESMDDDPTADGVVSVANRLTGDFIFETNEDADDVFQFIHAAREYGRETNTSDRYRIEIVVDGETVTYDKGTFLVYDEEGDLLRAQSLIPSGVEL is encoded by the coding sequence ATGCGGCGAGAACAGTTTGACCTTGACGTTCGAAACCATGAGTGGGTCGACACCGACAACGATCCTCGCCAGCCGCTGGCTCGGATCTCGGTCACCGGCACTACTGAACAGCTCCAGTCCCGACTGAAAGGCGCAGACGGCGACCGCCTCTCTGCGGATATGATCGACGTCGCCTTCCGGCTCACCGAGTCCATGGATGACGATCCGACCGCCGATGGCGTCGTCAGCGTCGCCAACCGACTGACCGGCGATTTCATCTTCGAAACCAACGAGGACGCCGACGACGTCTTCCAGTTTATCCATGCCGCCCGCGAGTACGGCCGGGAAACCAACACCAGCGACCGCTACCGGATCGAAATCGTCGTCGACGGCGAGACGGTTACCTACGACAAAGGGACCTTCCTCGTCTACGACGAAGAGGGTGATCTCCTGCGCGCACAGAGTCTGATTCCCTCGGGCGTCGAACTCTGA
- a CDS encoding uracil-DNA glycosylase family protein — protein sequence MKNVTDRTSNPFGMEPSCGQFVPGYGDANAAFHVIGDHPGVHGGAESGVPFTDLDSAMRLQEVLRTTGLLRTTGSEPIVDETFFSYLHMCVPNPGGDPTEAEYTDMERFFDAELRAIAAHVLFPVGERATRHVLEEYTAQAWKTTVDMDRLHATELRGSGWLVIPIKEPTDWSDEDETRLGEAIRELRSTDFRRETDLGRFIAGSDPYYVR from the coding sequence GTGAAAAACGTTACCGACCGCACGAGCAATCCGTTCGGGATGGAGCCATCGTGTGGCCAGTTTGTCCCCGGCTACGGTGACGCAAACGCCGCCTTCCACGTCATCGGCGACCATCCGGGCGTCCACGGCGGTGCCGAAAGCGGCGTGCCGTTTACCGATCTCGATTCAGCCATGCGGCTTCAGGAGGTCCTCCGGACGACTGGGCTGCTTCGAACCACCGGCTCGGAGCCAATCGTCGACGAGACGTTCTTTTCGTATCTCCATATGTGCGTCCCCAATCCCGGTGGGGACCCCACCGAGGCCGAGTACACCGATATGGAGCGGTTTTTCGACGCCGAACTGCGGGCCATCGCCGCCCACGTCCTGTTTCCGGTCGGCGAGCGAGCCACACGGCACGTCCTCGAAGAGTACACCGCTCAGGCATGGAAGACGACCGTCGACATGGACCGGCTCCACGCCACCGAACTCCGCGGCAGCGGCTGGCTCGTGATCCCGATCAAAGAGCCCACCGACTGGTCGGATGAGGACGAAACCCGACTCGGCGAGGCGATCCGAGAGCTTCGGTCGACTGACTTCCGACGGGAAACCGACCTCGGGCGTTTTATTGCCGGCAGCGACCCCTACTACGTCCGGTGA
- a CDS encoding glucose 1-dehydrogenase, whose product MKAIGVREGAERAELLEIPKPEPDSGEALIRTLRVGVDGTDHEVISGAHGGAPDGEDYLILGHEAVGVVEDPNDTDLAVGDVVVPTVRRPPNGSNRYFDNEEPDMAPEGQYYERGIVGAHGFMAEYFTSPESKLVSLPPELAELGFLVEPISITEKAVEHAMASRSAFEWSPESALVLGNGSLGLLTLAMFEQRFDRTYCLGRRERPDPTIDIIESLDSTYINSNDTPVPEIPEQYEAPDLIYEATGYAKHPFESIEALAPNGVLAALGVPGDWTFEINGGKLHRELVLHNKAIVGSVNSNVSQFEAAVDSLSSLSDSFISDLVTGIYELDEFEGAFVDDDTTIKNAVQFSTYEKR is encoded by the coding sequence ATGAAAGCAATTGGCGTCAGAGAGGGTGCAGAGCGGGCTGAGCTCTTGGAGATTCCCAAACCGGAACCCGACTCGGGCGAGGCACTGATTCGGACGCTTCGGGTGGGCGTCGACGGCACCGACCACGAAGTGATCTCAGGGGCCCACGGCGGCGCGCCCGACGGCGAGGACTACCTGATTCTCGGCCACGAGGCAGTCGGCGTCGTCGAGGACCCCAACGATACAGACCTCGCTGTCGGTGACGTGGTTGTCCCGACAGTGCGTCGACCACCCAACGGCTCGAACAGATATTTCGACAACGAGGAACCGGATATGGCCCCCGAAGGCCAGTACTACGAACGTGGTATCGTGGGCGCACACGGCTTCATGGCCGAATACTTCACCAGCCCCGAATCAAAACTCGTCAGCCTGCCGCCCGAACTCGCCGAACTCGGCTTTCTGGTCGAACCGATTTCGATCACCGAAAAAGCGGTCGAACACGCGATGGCCAGTCGGTCGGCCTTCGAGTGGAGCCCCGAATCCGCTCTCGTGTTGGGCAACGGGAGTCTGGGGCTGCTGACGCTGGCGATGTTCGAACAGCGCTTCGACCGGACCTACTGTCTGGGTCGACGCGAACGGCCCGATCCGACCATCGACATCATCGAATCGCTCGACAGCACCTACATCAACAGCAACGACACTCCCGTGCCGGAGATCCCAGAGCAGTACGAGGCCCCGGATCTGATCTACGAAGCCACCGGCTACGCCAAACATCCCTTCGAGTCGATTGAGGCACTCGCACCCAACGGCGTGCTTGCGGCGCTGGGCGTCCCCGGTGACTGGACCTTCGAAATCAACGGCGGCAAACTCCACCGCGAGCTCGTGTTGCACAACAAGGCTATCGTCGGCAGCGTCAACTCCAACGTCAGCCAGTTCGAGGCCGCCGTCGACTCGCTTTCGTCGCTTTCTGACTCGTTCATTTCGGATCTCGTCACTGGCATTTACGAACTCGACGAGTTCGAAGGGGCGTTTGTGGACGACGACACGACTATAAAAAACGCGGTCCAATTCAGTACATATGAAAAACGTTGA
- the gfcR gene encoding transcriptional regulator GfcR, which yields MKNVDTLIESAAELAERGLSKGEIADELNVSRETASWLVERSGTTSEPEPRITEATSPQDIHVDWKDIGRDSNRLTHVSQAMADIISKEGKNVRLTVGIEKAGVPLATIVARELDTDLSAYAPAKHQWDEGDIDDLGGGFSRNFSPINDQECYIVDDTITSGTTLRETIKAIRARGGEPVGCVVLVDKQGLEEIDGVPVYSLINVVSVGREE from the coding sequence ATGAAAAACGTTGACACGCTCATCGAAAGCGCAGCCGAGTTGGCCGAGCGAGGACTCTCGAAGGGAGAAATTGCGGACGAACTGAACGTCTCGCGCGAGACTGCAAGCTGGCTGGTCGAACGCAGCGGCACCACGAGCGAGCCCGAACCGCGAATCACTGAGGCGACGAGTCCACAGGATATCCACGTCGACTGGAAAGATATCGGTCGGGACAGCAACCGGCTGACACACGTGAGCCAAGCGATGGCCGACATCATCTCGAAAGAGGGCAAGAATGTCAGGCTCACGGTCGGTATTGAGAAGGCAGGCGTCCCGCTGGCGACAATCGTCGCCCGTGAACTCGACACCGATCTGAGCGCCTACGCCCCGGCCAAACACCAGTGGGATGAGGGCGACATCGACGACCTCGGCGGTGGCTTTTCGCGGAACTTCTCGCCGATCAACGATCAGGAATGCTACATCGTCGACGATACGATCACCTCGGGGACGACCCTTCGAGAGACGATCAAGGCGATCCGCGCCCGGGGTGGCGAACCCGTCGGCTGTGTGGTGCTAGTCGACAAACAGGGACTGGAAGAGATCGACGGCGTCCCGGTGTACTCGCTGATCAACGTCGTCAGCGTCGGCCGCGAGGAGTAG
- a CDS encoding glutaredoxin family protein: MTFQPDSDLDAESVEKQVDETLDSNDVVLFMKGNRLMPQCGYSSKAVELIGSHVEEFETVDVLPALDEYRAALEAHSGWETIPQTYVDGEFIGGSDILEELEERGELETELTA, encoded by the coding sequence ATGACATTCCAGCCCGACAGCGATCTCGACGCCGAGTCGGTCGAAAAGCAGGTCGACGAGACACTCGACTCCAACGACGTCGTCCTCTTCATGAAGGGGAACCGACTGATGCCGCAGTGTGGCTACTCCTCGAAAGCCGTCGAACTCATCGGCAGCCACGTCGAGGAGTTCGAAACGGTCGACGTCCTCCCCGCACTCGACGAGTATCGAGCCGCACTCGAAGCCCACAGCGGCTGGGAGACGATCCCACAGACCTACGTCGACGGCGAGTTTATCGGCGGCAGCGACATTCTCGAAGAGCTTGAGGAACGCGGCGAACTCGAAACCGAACTCACAGCTTGA
- a CDS encoding DUF7110 family protein, whose product MTGRVFRLHSTLELPLEDVHSYFDEDPDLPEEIEDVDITRRNNTLIIKAVATDESLSKYTPTAQLKASVTETRVYEEEPPRAGGPRWGDEEEEEIPSELVEFACFKGDRETVLQNTAVQYAMFLVLREIALLSEKGTLTAITEHDGDLEATRIVEGEKRSATVEVVENPRKNNSGKTGVDWRDNEFISD is encoded by the coding sequence ATGACAGGTCGCGTATTCCGTCTCCACTCGACGCTTGAACTGCCACTCGAAGACGTCCACTCGTATTTCGACGAGGACCCGGATCTCCCCGAGGAGATCGAGGACGTCGACATCACTCGACGCAACAACACGCTGATCATCAAGGCCGTCGCCACTGATGAGAGTCTCAGCAAGTACACGCCAACCGCCCAGCTGAAGGCCAGCGTGACCGAGACACGGGTCTACGAGGAAGAGCCACCGCGAGCCGGTGGCCCGCGCTGGGGCGACGAGGAAGAAGAGGAGATCCCCTCCGAACTCGTCGAGTTCGCCTGTTTCAAGGGCGACCGCGAGACCGTCCTCCAAAACACCGCCGTCCAGTACGCGATGTTCCTCGTGCTCAGAGAGATCGCACTGCTCTCCGAGAAGGGAACCCTGACCGCGATCACCGAACACGACGGTGATCTGGAAGCCACACGCATCGTCGAGGGTGAAAAGCGGTCGGCGACCGTCGAGGTCGTCGAGAACCCACGGAAAAACAACTCCGGTAAGACGGGCGTCGACTGGCGGGACAACGAGTTCATCTCGGACTAG
- the ppc gene encoding phosphoenolpyruvate carboxylase, translating to MKLHNRGVRQDVRELGALLGDVLKEQTSTESFETVEELRKNAIAYREGDIDSREELRNTFEQLSASEEGDVARAFTTYFELINLAEERERVRAVRKGSQAGTLDDSLEDTIEELSEAGADSELVKSVLDDVLIEPTFTAHPTEARRGTVKAKLRSIADHLETLDSQSLTDRESNSVWKDINAEVTSLWQTRQVRQRPPEPQDEARNIQWYLENTLFDVTGEVYSEFEDVVTDEYPDIDLPKLFEFRSWAGSDRDGNPYVTVDVTQDTLERQREIVLERYRTLLKELSAVLSQDGDRYPTTGAFQASLDADFEDFPMITGEAEERYPDEPYRQKLRLMRERLNRISDVRPGGYDEDDQLLEDLETIDSSLRAYGGSDIAEAFVEPLLRQVSTFGFSLASLDLRDHRIQHTKAIDEALAEEGIEYRDLDEDERVDLLTNAILQDEPLIDPENPGDVSEVAEKVLTRFAALGDWQNEFGVEAIDTYCISMTEEPSHVLEVLFLADQVGAVSLPDHAGLDVVPLLETESALNGADRIMGTLFENEAYKQVLEARGNTQEIMLGYSDSNKENGFLAANWDLYKNQKRLAEITNDYDVTMRLFHGRGGSISRGGGPMNKALLALPNETVTGQVKFTEQGEAIAEKYGNERIAERNLEQMLDAQIRARHNALNEPVEEVPDEWAEAMNTMAAAARSAYRDLLETDGFVSYFEQATPITVIEDLNLGSRPASRSDDRSVEDLRAIPWVFSWTQSRCILPGWFSLAAGVEAYLDDGGDMETLQEMYDEWAFFQTTFDRAALSLTRTDLEIADEYAALADTELREEFQPRIEGEYETAVDLTAEITGREDLLRRDWLDESLERRNPYVDPLNLLQTHLLSQTHLTEAEERTLRLTVNGIAAGMKNTG from the coding sequence ATGAAATTACACAATCGGGGCGTGCGCCAAGACGTCCGTGAACTGGGTGCGTTGCTCGGGGACGTACTCAAAGAACAGACGTCGACCGAATCCTTCGAAACCGTCGAGGAGCTCCGGAAGAACGCGATTGCCTACCGAGAGGGCGATATCGACTCCCGCGAGGAGCTTCGCAACACCTTCGAACAGCTGTCGGCCAGCGAGGAAGGCGACGTGGCGCGGGCGTTTACCACGTACTTCGAACTCATCAATCTCGCTGAGGAGCGCGAGCGGGTCCGCGCAGTCCGCAAAGGTTCCCAAGCGGGCACGCTCGATGACAGCCTTGAAGACACCATCGAAGAGCTCTCGGAGGCCGGAGCCGACAGCGAACTCGTCAAAAGCGTCCTCGACGACGTGCTCATCGAGCCGACGTTCACCGCCCACCCGACCGAGGCCCGCCGCGGCACGGTCAAAGCAAAACTCCGCTCGATTGCGGACCACCTCGAAACGCTTGACTCCCAATCGCTGACCGACCGCGAATCCAACTCGGTCTGGAAGGATATCAACGCCGAAGTAACGAGTCTCTGGCAGACGCGACAGGTTCGACAGCGGCCGCCCGAACCACAGGACGAGGCCCGAAACATTCAGTGGTACCTCGAAAACACGCTGTTCGATGTTACCGGCGAGGTCTACTCCGAGTTCGAGGACGTCGTCACCGACGAGTACCCCGACATCGACCTACCGAAGCTCTTCGAGTTCCGCTCGTGGGCCGGCAGCGACCGAGACGGCAACCCATACGTGACCGTCGACGTCACCCAAGACACCCTCGAACGCCAGCGAGAGATCGTCCTCGAACGCTACCGCACGCTTCTCAAAGAGCTGTCTGCGGTCCTGAGTCAGGACGGCGACCGTTATCCGACGACTGGGGCTTTCCAAGCCTCTCTCGATGCTGACTTCGAAGACTTCCCGATGATCACCGGGGAGGCCGAGGAACGCTATCCGGACGAGCCATACCGCCAGAAGCTGCGGCTCATGCGGGAACGACTCAACCGCATTAGTGACGTTCGCCCCGGCGGCTACGACGAGGACGATCAACTCCTCGAAGATCTCGAAACCATCGATTCCAGCCTTCGGGCCTACGGCGGCAGCGACATCGCCGAAGCCTTCGTCGAACCCCTGCTCCGCCAAGTCAGCACCTTCGGCTTCTCACTGGCGAGCCTCGATCTACGGGACCACCGGATTCAGCACACCAAGGCCATCGACGAGGCACTCGCCGAGGAAGGCATCGAATACCGTGACCTCGACGAAGACGAGCGCGTCGACCTCCTAACTAATGCGATCCTGCAGGACGAGCCGCTGATCGACCCCGAGAACCCCGGCGATGTCTCCGAAGTGGCCGAGAAAGTGCTCACGCGGTTTGCCGCACTCGGCGACTGGCAAAACGAGTTCGGCGTCGAAGCCATCGACACCTACTGTATCTCGATGACCGAGGAGCCGAGCCACGTGCTCGAAGTGCTGTTCCTCGCCGACCAGGTCGGCGCAGTCTCGCTGCCGGACCACGCCGGTCTCGATGTGGTGCCGCTGCTGGAAACCGAGTCGGCGCTCAACGGTGCCGACCGGATCATGGGGACGCTGTTCGAAAACGAGGCCTACAAACAGGTTCTCGAAGCCCGTGGCAACACCCAGGAGATCATGCTGGGCTACTCCGACTCCAACAAGGAAAACGGCTTCCTCGCGGCCAACTGGGACCTCTATAAGAACCAGAAACGCCTCGCCGAAATCACCAACGATTACGACGTGACGATGCGGCTGTTCCACGGTCGCGGTGGCTCTATCTCCCGCGGTGGCGGCCCGATGAACAAGGCACTGCTGGCGCTGCCGAATGAGACCGTCACCGGTCAGGTCAAGTTCACAGAGCAGGGCGAAGCGATTGCCGAGAAGTACGGCAACGAACGGATCGCCGAGCGGAATCTCGAACAGATGCTCGACGCCCAGATCCGTGCCCGCCACAACGCACTCAACGAGCCGGTCGAAGAGGTGCCCGACGAGTGGGCCGAAGCGATGAACACGATGGCCGCCGCGGCGCGGTCGGCCTACCGTGACCTGCTCGAAACTGATGGCTTCGTCAGCTACTTCGAGCAGGCCACGCCCATTACGGTCATCGAGGATCTCAACCTCGGCTCGCGTCCGGCCTCGCGGTCGGATGATCGCTCGGTCGAGGACCTGCGGGCGATCCCGTGGGTGTTCTCGTGGACCCAGTCGCGGTGTATTCTCCCCGGCTGGTTCTCGCTTGCGGCCGGCGTCGAGGCCTACCTCGACGATGGCGGCGACATGGAGACGCTCCAAGAGATGTACGACGAGTGGGCGTTCTTCCAGACCACCTTCGACCGGGCGGCGCTGTCTTTGACCCGGACAGATCTCGAAATCGCCGACGAGTACGCTGCGTTGGCCGACACGGAACTCCGCGAGGAGTTCCAACCGCGAATCGAAGGTGAGTACGAGACGGCCGTCGACCTCACTGCCGAGATCACTGGTCGCGAGGACCTGCTTCGCCGCGACTGGCTCGACGAGAGTCTCGAACGCCGGAACCCCTACGTCGACCCACTCAACCTGCTGCAGACCCACCTGCTGAGTCAGACCCACCTGACCGAAGCCGAGGAACGCACCCTCCGGCTCACCGTCAATGGGATCGCAGCCGGCATGAAAAACACCGGATAG
- a CDS encoding YncE family protein — protein sequence MDDRLLVLNRDDDCVSVVDPESGETVTEIETDFGPWTIETSPDGAKSYVTCSQGDALNIIDNESYSVTAQVEHDLFDGPRGIAVREQSTEIWVVSRNNSRVFVFDIETDELLDVIPTHQSQSNSLSLSGDESLAYVTNSSGNTLTIIDCEERRISVDVPVGDGPEGVAVNPNTENVYVTIQNESRLTVHDPEHHEIIYKTGLGDAPMGIVFSPDASVALVPNRMSNDVSVIETRFHRNGTGRPWEVERIPVGIWPSEVVFNTDGSMAYITNNKTNDVSVIDMNARQEVDRIDVRTHPDGITYLSRGSD from the coding sequence ATGGATGACCGACTGCTCGTACTCAACCGGGACGACGACTGCGTCTCAGTTGTCGACCCCGAATCCGGCGAGACGGTCACCGAAATCGAGACGGATTTCGGCCCGTGGACGATAGAAACTTCGCCTGACGGTGCCAAAAGCTACGTTACCTGCTCGCAGGGTGATGCGCTGAATATTATCGACAACGAGAGCTATTCGGTGACTGCTCAGGTCGAACACGATCTGTTCGACGGCCCACGTGGGATTGCGGTCCGCGAGCAGTCGACCGAAATCTGGGTCGTCTCGCGGAACAACAGCCGGGTGTTCGTGTTCGATATTGAAACAGACGAACTGCTGGATGTGATTCCGACCCACCAGTCCCAGTCGAATTCCCTCTCGTTGAGCGGCGACGAGTCGCTGGCCTACGTCACAAACAGCAGTGGCAACACACTCACGATCATCGACTGTGAGGAGCGTCGGATCTCAGTCGACGTCCCGGTCGGCGACGGGCCCGAAGGTGTGGCGGTCAACCCCAATACCGAAAACGTCTATGTGACGATCCAAAACGAGAGTCGACTGACCGTCCACGACCCGGAGCACCACGAAATCATCTACAAAACGGGACTCGGCGACGCGCCGATGGGGATCGTCTTTTCGCCGGATGCCAGCGTCGCGTTGGTTCCCAACCGGATGTCGAACGATGTCTCGGTCATCGAGACACGGTTCCACCGCAACGGCACCGGTCGACCGTGGGAGGTCGAACGTATTCCGGTCGGCATCTGGCCGAGCGAGGTCGTGTTCAACACCGACGGCTCGATGGCCTACATTACGAACAACAAAACCAACGACGTCTCGGTGATCGATATGAACGCCCGCCAAGAAGTCGACCGCATCGATGTCCGGACCCATCCCGACGGTATTACCTATCTGTCGCGGGGGTCGGACTGA
- a CDS encoding pyridoxal phosphate-dependent aminotransferase has product MTEFSSRVERISISGIREVFEAASEDAINLGLGQPDFPTPEHARQAAVDAIESGKADGYTGNKGIEPLREAIADKHQRDQGIDVDPADVIATSGASEALHIALEAHVDAGQEVIIPDPGFVSYDALTKLADGEPVPVDLREDLTVDPAAVEKAITDDTAAFIVNSPANPTGAVASEQDIKEFARIADEHDVLCVSDEVYEYTVFEGDHHSPIEYADSDNVVVVNSCSKLYSMTGWRLGWVTGSTERTERMLRVHQYAQACASAPAQYAAEAALTGPQEIVEEMTDSFKRRRDILLDGLADHGIDCPTPHGAFYAMPKVPEGFVDECIDRGVIVVPGEAFGEGGEGMARISYATDEETLREAIEIMGEAAAAARSA; this is encoded by the coding sequence ATGACAGAGTTCTCCTCACGTGTCGAGCGCATCTCGATCAGTGGCATCCGCGAAGTGTTCGAAGCCGCCAGCGAAGACGCCATCAACCTCGGCTTGGGCCAGCCGGATTTCCCAACGCCAGAGCATGCCCGACAGGCCGCCGTCGACGCCATCGAATCAGGCAAGGCCGACGGCTACACGGGCAACAAGGGGATCGAACCGCTCCGCGAGGCAATCGCCGACAAACACCAGCGAGATCAAGGCATCGACGTCGACCCAGCCGACGTGATCGCCACCTCAGGAGCCAGCGAAGCCCTGCACATCGCTCTCGAAGCCCATGTTGATGCGGGCCAAGAGGTCATTATTCCAGATCCGGGGTTCGTCTCGTATGACGCCCTCACGAAACTCGCTGACGGTGAGCCAGTCCCAGTCGACCTCCGCGAGGATCTAACGGTCGACCCCGCTGCAGTCGAGAAGGCGATCACCGACGACACCGCGGCGTTCATCGTCAACTCGCCTGCCAATCCGACCGGCGCGGTCGCAAGCGAGCAGGACATCAAAGAGTTCGCCCGCATTGCCGACGAACACGACGTTCTGTGTGTCTCCGACGAGGTCTACGAGTACACCGTCTTCGAGGGCGACCACCACTCGCCAATCGAGTACGCCGACAGCGACAACGTGGTTGTCGTCAACTCCTGTTCGAAACTGTACTCGATGACCGGCTGGCGACTCGGCTGGGTTACCGGCTCCACCGAGCGCACAGAGCGCATGCTCCGGGTCCACCAGTACGCCCAAGCCTGCGCCAGCGCTCCCGCCCAGTACGCCGCTGAGGCCGCGCTCACTGGGCCACAGGAGATCGTCGAGGAGATGACCGACTCGTTCAAACGTCGACGGGATATCCTGCTCGATGGATTAGCTGATCATGGCATCGACTGTCCGACCCCCCACGGCGCGTTCTATGCGATGCCGAAGGTGCCCGAGGGATTCGTCGACGAATGTATCGACCGGGGTGTGATCGTGGTGCCGGGCGAAGCCTTCGGCGAGGGCGGCGAGGGGATGGCGCGGATCTCGTATGCGACCGACGAGGAGACGCTGCGTGAGGCCATCGAAATCATGGGCGAGGCGGCTGCTGCGGCGCGGTCAGCCTAA
- a CDS encoding outer membrane protein assembly factor BamB family protein: protein MRATDDGTGTERTAGPTGAPMFRYTPARTGGPPDATGPTDSVTEQWAVEIDENPAEWLVVDDDTVYVVSHDNAIYALAASDGSEQWSVAVDGRIASSPAVVDGTVYVGRGGGNLCALTANDGTEQWRFDTGAYVTPSPAVGDGIVYVGGGDGLLYALDATDGTEQWSRELRYLGGPTPAVADETVYFKLSGEVWAVDAADGTDRWTFDLDRGVLRSGISELAVLDDTVYAGTGHGVYALAASDGTERWFFETDVGSPLAVTTNAVYVGDMEGTVYALDPRNGTEHWRFETGDRWVWSTVVVDETLYIGTSNGTVYALTEQ from the coding sequence ATGCGCGCCACTGACGACGGGACAGGGACCGAAAGAACCGCCGGCCCCACCGGCGCGCCGATGTTCCGATACACCCCCGCCCGGACCGGTGGACCGCCCGACGCGACCGGCCCAACTGACTCGGTCACCGAACAGTGGGCCGTCGAAATAGACGAGAATCCCGCGGAGTGGCTCGTTGTCGACGACGACACCGTTTACGTCGTGAGTCACGACAACGCGATCTACGCCCTCGCTGCAAGTGATGGGTCCGAACAGTGGTCGGTTGCAGTCGATGGAAGGATCGCCTCGTCGCCGGCGGTCGTCGACGGCACCGTCTACGTCGGACGCGGCGGCGGAAATCTGTGTGCGTTGACTGCGAACGACGGCACCGAACAGTGGCGCTTCGATACCGGCGCATACGTGACGCCGTCACCAGCAGTGGGCGACGGCATCGTCTACGTCGGGGGCGGCGACGGGCTGTTGTATGCACTGGACGCCACCGACGGCACCGAACAGTGGTCCCGCGAGCTACGCTATTTGGGCGGCCCAACGCCAGCGGTGGCCGATGAGACTGTCTACTTCAAACTGAGTGGGGAGGTTTGGGCAGTGGATGCCGCCGACGGTACCGACCGGTGGACGTTCGATCTGGATAGGGGGGTTCTCAGGTCCGGTATAAGTGAACTAGCCGTACTGGACGATACCGTCTATGCAGGGACTGGCCACGGCGTCTACGCGCTGGCCGCGAGCGACGGCACTGAACGGTGGTTCTTCGAGACCGATGTCGGATCGCCGCTCGCAGTGACAACCAATGCGGTCTACGTCGGCGATATGGAGGGCACCGTCTACGCCCTAGATCCACGTAACGGCACCGAACACTGGCGCTTCGAGACGGGAGATCGCTGGGTGTGGTCGACGGTGGTGGTCGACGAGACTCTCTACATTGGGACTTCCAATGGCACAGTATACGCACTTACAGAACAGTAG